The window AACCGCCCGGGAAGCTACCAGAATTTACAGTACGGCGGGCTTATTACCTTCAGGACACGGTAAAGACGTATTACTTAAAAGACCGCCTTTCAGAATGCCGCACCAAAATGCAAGTTTGGAAGGAATGATAGGAGGTGCCGGAAAGTGTATGCCGGGAGAAGTATCCCTTGCACACGGCGGCACTCTTTTTTTGGACGAAGCCTCTCAATTTAAAGGAAGCGTTCTTCAAACTTTAAGAGCTCCGCTTGAAACGGGCACGGTAACTTTAAGCCGGGCAGGAAAAAGCAGTACCTTCCCTGCCCGTTTTCAGCTTTTGCTTGCAATTAACCCCTGTCCTTGCGGAAACTTGGGAGCAAAAGGAAAGGTTTGTACCTGTATGCCTGCCGAAATAGAAAGGTATTGGAAAAAACTCACCGCCCCGTTACTTGACCGCCTGGATATAAGAATCCCCGTTTTTCCGCCTCCGCCTGAAAGTCTTTTAAAACCGGTAAAATATTCTACGGAAAAAATGCGGCAAAATATTAAAAACGCAAAAATAATTCAATTAAAAAGAATAATGACAATTCGTAAATTGAAAAAGATAAACGGACCGATTTATTGGAATTCAAAACTTTTACCTCAGGATATACCGTCCGTTTGCTTAATGACTGAAGAAGCCGAAAAAACCTTTTCTTTATTTGCAAAAACGAAAAAACTTTCGGGAAGGGGAAGTCATGCAATTTTAAGAATTTCACGCACTATAGCCGATATGGAATCTTCGGAAAAAATCTCCGTCTCTCATATTGAAGAAGCAATTTCATTAAGACAGTGGGCAAACTACCTTCCCGATTTTTAAAACGGAAAACTTTTAAAATCGGGCATAAAAAATACGGCGAAAAAACCTTTTAAGGAAGTTTTTCGCCGTATTTTAAATAACACAGGATAAAAGTTACATATCCCCGTTTAAATACCTATATAAGCTCCGGGTCCGAGCGGAATACCCAGCACATACCATACAATCATTAAAACAATCCATGAAAGAAGGAAGGCAATAGAGTACGGAAGCATAGTCGAAATAAGAGTTCCGAGACCGGAATCTTCATCGTATTTTTTCATAAATACGACAATCATTGCAAAATAATTCATAAGAGGCGTAATAAGGTTTGTACTTGAATCTCCTATTCTGTAAGCTACCTGAGTTAAAGCCGGTGAAAGTCCCAAATTTACCATCATAGGTACGAAAATAGGAGCCATAATTGCCCATTTTGCCGAAGCAGAACCCATAAACAGGTTAAGAAAGGCCGAAATTATAACAAAAGAGATAATTAAGGGAAGCCCCGTAAAACCTATGCTTTGTAAAAAGTTTGCTCCGTTTACCGAAATAATAGTTCCGAGGTTGGTTTTACCGAAATAATTTACAAACTGAGCCGCAAAAAAACTTAACACCAAATAACCGCCCATAGAACTCATAGCAACGGTCATTCCCTTTACTACATCATGAGAGTTATTTATTTTTCCGGTTTTTTTGCCGTATACCAAACCGGGAACTAAAAATAAAATTAAGATAACGGGTAATAATCCGCCGTGCATAAAGTTGCTTAAACTGTTTTGTCCGGTTTTTGCATCTACTTCCTGTAAAATTGCAAGAAAGGGAAGTTTGGGAAGTCCGAACATACCTATAATTAAAACAACCGTAAGAATTAAAATAGAAATACCGGCAAGTTTTAAACCCTTGTTTTCGGTTTCCGAAACGGGCTCGTTGTCCGGTTTATAAGAGCCGGT is drawn from Treponema pedis and contains these coding sequences:
- a CDS encoding AbgT family transporter → MGIKKNNEVGGFLKGVERIGNKLPHPAMIFLLLSIAVVIISAFAAAFGKPVTYFDARQGKEVTIGAVSLLNADGFRYILNSATKNFMGFAPLGTVLVAMLGVGVAEWTGLINTSLKKLLSNVHPRILTAVVVFAGVMSNIASDAGYVVVIPLGAIVFANAGRHPMAGLAAAFAGVSGGFSANLILGTTDPLLTGITVEALHNAGMDIPLDPTCNWFFMAASTVLLTIVGTFVTEKIVEKNLGTYTGSYKPDNEPVSETENKGLKLAGISILILTVVLIIGMFGLPKLPFLAILQEVDAKTGQNSLSNFMHGGLLPVILILFLVPGLVYGKKTGKINNSHDVVKGMTVAMSSMGGYLVLSFFAAQFVNYFGKTNLGTIISVNGANFLQSIGFTGLPLIISFVIISAFLNLFMGSASAKWAIMAPIFVPMMVNLGLSPALTQVAYRIGDSSTNLITPLMNYFAMIVVFMKKYDEDSGLGTLISTMLPYSIAFLLSWIVLMIVWYVLGIPLGPGAYIGI